GCACACCCGCGGGTTTGTGGGCCCGCACGCCCGTACCCCCGTAGACCCGAATCGAGAACGTGAGATGCGCAAGATACTCGTCGTGGGAGCCGGCCAGTCCGGTCTCCAGCTCGCCCTCGGCCTCCAGGCGAAGGGGTACGAGGTCACCCTCATGTCCAACCGGACGGCGGACGAGATCCGCACCGGCCGGGTCATGTCGACGCAGTGCATGTTCGACACGGCGCTCCAGCACGAGCGCGACCTCCAGATCAACTTCTGGGAGCAGCAGGCCCCGAAGATCGAGGGCCTCGGCGTCTCCGTCGCCGCCCCCGACGCGGCCCGCGCCGTCGACTGGCTGGGCCGTCTCAAGGGGTACGCGCAGTCCGTCGACCAGCGCGTGAAGATGGCCGGCTGGCTGGACACCTTCGCGCAGCGCGGCGGGCAGCTGGTCATCCACGGGGCGTCCGTCGCCGACCTCGACTACTTCTCCCGTACGTACGACCTGGTGCTGGTCGCCGCAGGCAAGGGCGAGCTGGTGTCGATGTTCGGGCGGGACGCGGCACGGTCCCCGTACGACGCCCCGCAGCGCGCGCTGGCCGTCTCGTACGTGCACGGGCTCGGGCCGCGCGCCGAGCACCCGGACACGGAGGCCGTGCGCTGCAACCTGGTCCCGGGCGTGGGCGAGCTGTTCGTGATGCCGACCCTGACCACCTCGGGCCGGGCGGACATCCTGTTCTGGGAGGGCCTCCCGGGCGGCCCGCTGGACGTCTTCAACGGGATCAAGGACCCGGCGGAGCACCTGGCGCTCACGCTGGAGCTGATGGAGAAGTTCACGCCGTGGGAGTACGCCCGGGCGACGAAGGTGGAGCTGACGGACGCGGGCGGGACGCTGGCCGGCCGTTACGCGCCGGTGGTCCGCAACCCGATCGGGCGGCTGCCCGGCGGCGGGCTGGTGCTGGGCGTCGCGGACGTGGTCGTCGCCAACGACCCGATCACCGGGCAGGGCTCGAACTCGGCCGCCAAGTGCGCGGCCTCGTACCTCTCCTCGATCCTGATGCACGGGGAGAACCCGTTCGACGAGGCGTGGATGAAGGCGACCTTCGACAAGTACTGGTTCACCACGGGCAAGCCGGTGACCCAGTGGACGAACGCCATGCTGGGCGTTCCGCCGGAGCACGTGCTCAACCTGATCGGCGCGGCCGGGCAGCTGCAGCCGGTGGCGGATCGATTCGCCAACGGCTTCGACAACCCGGCCGACTTCGACGCGTACTTCTACGACCCCGAGGACGCGGCGGACTACGTGGCCGAGGTCGCCTCGTCGGTGGCGGCATCCTCGGCGGGCGCCTCCTCGGACGAGTAACCGGTGTCCTCGTCCCCCGCCGTGCCCGTCGCGTCCGCCCCGGGCAGCGGCGGGGGAGTGAACTGCGCGAGCGGGGTGCCGGCGGGGTCCGGGCGTACGGCGCCGAGGAGCGGATTCGCGGCGAGGGGCGAGACCTTCACCTTCGCCCCCGGCCGCGGCGCCTGGATCACCTTGCCCTCGCCCACGTACAGGGCCACGTGCGTGGCCTTGGGGAAGTAGACCACCAGGTCCCCGGGGCGGAGCTGGTCCAACGGCACCTTCGGCAGCTGCGCCCACTGCTCCTGGCTGGTCCGCGGGATGGTGCGCCCGGCGTGCGCCCAGGCCTGCGAGGTGAGCCCGGAGCAGTCGAAGGACCCCGGGCCCTCGGCGCCCCAGACGTACGGTTTGCCGATCTGGGCCGCCGCATAGGTGAGGGCGGCGCCGCCGGCCGCCGTGGGGGTGCCGGTGCGGGCGGGGAGCCGGCCGGAGTCCAGCAGATCGCGCTGCGCGGCCGCGGTGTTCTCGGCCTCCCGCGCGCCGAGCCGGGTGAGCTGATCGGGAGTCAGCGAGGCGAGCACCCGCTCGACCTCCTTGAGCTGCGCCGCGACCTCGTCCTTGTGGAGCTTCTGCCGCGCCGCCAGGGTCTGCCGGGTGTCCAGGGCCTTGCGGGCCCGGACGGCGAGCTCGTCGGCCTTCTTCTCGCCGCGCGCGAGCCGGCCGAGCACGCCGGCCCGCCGCGCGCCCTCGCGAGCGGTGAGCCGGCGCTGGTCCAGGGCCGCCTGGGGGGTGCCGGCGAGCAGCATCCGGGCGTAGGGGGAGAGGCCCCGGGTGCCCTGGTAGTGCTCCCGGGCCAGCCGCCCGACGAGGGCCCTCTCGGAGTCGAGGGCGGTACGGGCCCGGCCGAGGTCGGCGGTGCGCTGCCGCTCCTCCTCCCGGCCGGCCCTGAGGGCGACTTCGGTGGCGTTGTACGCCTCGGTGGCCTCCTCGGCCTTCTGGTAGAGCCCCTGCAGACGGGTGAGCAGGACCCCGACGGACTCCGCCTCGGGGCGGGCGGGCTCGGCCCCGGCACGCGGGACCGGTGCGGCGACGAGGAGCGCCGCGGCGATGCAGGCGGCGCGAAGCGGCCGATGTGACATGGGATCACCTCCGAGGCAC
Above is a genomic segment from Streptomyces sp. NBC_01233 containing:
- a CDS encoding NlpC/P60 family protein, yielding MSHRPLRAACIAAALLVAAPVPRAGAEPARPEAESVGVLLTRLQGLYQKAEEATEAYNATEVALRAGREEERQRTADLGRARTALDSERALVGRLAREHYQGTRGLSPYARMLLAGTPQAALDQRRLTAREGARRAGVLGRLARGEKKADELAVRARKALDTRQTLAARQKLHKDEVAAQLKEVERVLASLTPDQLTRLGAREAENTAAAQRDLLDSGRLPARTGTPTAAGGAALTYAAAQIGKPYVWGAEGPGSFDCSGLTSQAWAHAGRTIPRTSQEQWAQLPKVPLDQLRPGDLVVYFPKATHVALYVGEGKVIQAPRPGAKVKVSPLAANPLLGAVRPDPAGTPLAQFTPPPLPGADATGTAGDEDTGYSSEEAPAEDAATDEATSAT
- a CDS encoding styrene monooxygenase/indole monooxygenase family protein, with the translated sequence MRKILVVGAGQSGLQLALGLQAKGYEVTLMSNRTADEIRTGRVMSTQCMFDTALQHERDLQINFWEQQAPKIEGLGVSVAAPDAARAVDWLGRLKGYAQSVDQRVKMAGWLDTFAQRGGQLVIHGASVADLDYFSRTYDLVLVAAGKGELVSMFGRDAARSPYDAPQRALAVSYVHGLGPRAEHPDTEAVRCNLVPGVGELFVMPTLTTSGRADILFWEGLPGGPLDVFNGIKDPAEHLALTLELMEKFTPWEYARATKVELTDAGGTLAGRYAPVVRNPIGRLPGGGLVLGVADVVVANDPITGQGSNSAAKCAASYLSSILMHGENPFDEAWMKATFDKYWFTTGKPVTQWTNAMLGVPPEHVLNLIGAAGQLQPVADRFANGFDNPADFDAYFYDPEDAADYVAEVASSVAASSAGASSDE